A stretch of the Ostrea edulis chromosome 9, xbOstEdul1.1, whole genome shotgun sequence genome encodes the following:
- the LOC125660094 gene encoding nuclear receptor subfamily 5 group A member 2-like: protein MLPTTWKNPMVEHVEYLDLDKIANNIQHYESNRNAIDPMYNRIDGRSQYNTQGHDVGLHDGYDAVISNQRSMTSFGMKYTFARRPVETEGYGTNAQFTALPRKVGMHDDGGFEQCESLLCAVCGDQAKCQHYGVRTCEGCKGFFKRTVQKNANYVCVGDKKCMIDKSKRNRCQSCRFQKCLSVGMTKEVVRSGLLKGRRGRLPSKSKRSFYCFSSLPN, encoded by the exons ATGTTACCCACAACCTGGAAAAACCCAATGGTGGAACATGTAGAATACTTAGACCTCGACAAAATAGCAAATAACATCCAGCATTACGAAAGTAATCGCAACGCTATCGACCCCATGTACAATCGAATTGATGGCCGGTCGCAATACAACACACAGGGCCATGATGTTGGACTCCATGATGGATATGATGCTGTCATCAGTAATCAGCGATCCATGACGTCATTTGGAATGAAATACACATTTGCCAGACGACCAGTAGAAAC TGAAGGGTACGGGACAAACGCTCAGTTTACGGCGCTACCCCGTAAAGTCGGTATGCATGATGATGGCGGCTTTGAACAGTGCGAAAGCCTGCTATGTGCAGTGTGTGGGGACCAAGCCAAATGTCAGCATTATGGTGTCAGGACTTGTGAAGGCTGTAAAGGATTTTTCAAG AGGACTGTTCAGAAGAATGCCAACTATGTCTGTGTTGGCGATAAGAAATGCATGATTGACAAGAGCAAAAGAAACCGATGTCAGAGCTGTCGATTTCAGAAATGCTTGTCCGTGGGGATGACCAAAGAGG TTGTGAGAAGCGGTCTTTTAAAGGGTCGCCGAGGAAGATTGCCATCCAAGTCCAAACGTTCCTTCTACTGTTTTTCTTCATTGCCGAACTAA